The following proteins are encoded in a genomic region of Grus americana isolate bGruAme1 chromosome 5, bGruAme1.mat, whole genome shotgun sequence:
- the NKX2-8 gene encoding homeobox protein Nkx-2.8, which produces MATSGRISFTVRSILDLPEQDANSIKQASDHHHSAENYTGSPYRGWIETDRNHYPSSDESGPELSLPDSTQRSLPARGSEAEEKKKKRRVLFSKAQTLELERRFRQQRYLSAPEREQLARLLSLTPTQVKIWFQNHRYKMKRARSEGPGSPPPRPPALLRRVVVPVLVRDGEPCRGCPASPPPPAARPKLGCALAGCSAQAALALQGYRACPPAAALGVFPAYQHLAHPAVVSWGW; this is translated from the exons ATGGCCACATCTGGCAGGATCAGTTTTACAGTGAGGAGCATTTTGGATTTACCAGAGCAGGATGCTAATAGCATAAAGCAAGCCTCTGACCATCACCACTCAGCGGAGAACTACACCGGCTCGCCGTACCGAGGGTGGATAGAAACAGACAGAAATCACTATCCCT CTTCCGACGAGAGCGGCCCGGAGCTGAGCTTGCCCGACTCCACTCAAAGGTCGCTCCCCGCCCGCGGCTCGGAGGCcgaggagaagaagaagaaacgGCGGGTGCTCTTCTCCAAGGCGCAGACGCTGGAGCTGGAGCGGCGGTTCCGGCAGCAGCGGTACCTCTCGGCACCGGAGCGGGAGCAGCTGGCCCGGCTGCTCAGCCTCACCCCCACCCAGGTGAAGATCTGGTTCCAGAACCACCGCTACAAGATGAAGCGGGCGCGGAGCGAgggccccggcagccccccgccgcgcccgcccgccctgcTGCGCCGGGTGGTGGTGCCGGTGCTGGTGCGGGACGGGGAGCCCTGCCGCGGctgccccgccagccccccgccgcccgctgcccgccccaAGCTGGGCTGCGCCCTGGCGGGCTGCAGCGCCCAGGCTGCCCTCGCCCTGCAGGGCTACCGAgcctgcccgcccgccgccgctctCGGCGTCTTCCCCGCTTACCAGCACTTAGCGCACCCCGCCGTCGTCTCCTGGGGATGGTGA